The Mustela nigripes isolate SB6536 chromosome 4, MUSNIG.SB6536, whole genome shotgun sequence genome includes a window with the following:
- the CTBP2 gene encoding C-terminal-binding protein 2 isoform X1, translating to MALVDKHKVKRQRLDRICEGIRPQIMNGPLHPRPLVALLDGRDCTVEMPILKDLATVAFCDAQSTQEIHEKVLNEAVGAMMYHTITLTREDLEKFKALRVIVRIGSGYDNVDIKAAGELGIAVCNIPSAAVEETADSTICHILNLYRRNTWLYQALREGTRVQSVEQIREVASGAARIRGETLGLIGFGRTGQAVAVRAKAFGFSVIFYDPYLQDGVERSLGVQRVYTLQDLLYQSDCVSLHCNLNEHNHHLINDFTIKQMRQGAFLVNAARGGLVDEKALAQALKEGRIRGAALDVHESEPFSFAQGPLKDAPNLICTPHTAWYSEQASLEMREAAATEIRRAITGRIPESLRNCVNKEFFVTTAPWSVIDQQAIHPELNGATYRYPPGIVGVAPGGLPAAMEGIIPGGIPVTHNLPTVAHPSQAPSPNQPTKHGDNREHPNEQ from the exons GTATCCGCCCCCAGATCATGAACGGCCCCCTGCACCCCCGCCCCCTGGTGGCGCTGCTCGATGGCAGAGACTGCACCGTGGAGATGCCCATCCTGAAGGACCTGGCCACCGTGGCCTTCTGTGACGCACAGTCCACTCAGGAGATCCACGAGAAG GTTCTCAATGAAGCTGTCGGCGCCATGATGTACCACACCATCACCCTCACCAGGGAGGACCTGGAGAAGTTCAAGGCCCTGAGAGTAATCGTGCGGATAGGCAGCGGCTACGACAATGTTGACATCAAGGCCGCCGGCGAGCTCG GCATCGCCGTGTGCAACATCCCGTCGGCGGCCGTGGAGGAGACAGCGGACTCCACCATCTGCCACATTCTCAACCTGTACCGGCGGAACACGTGGCTGTACCAGGCGCTGCGGGAAGGCACACGGGTCCAGAGCGTCGAGCAGATCCGGGAAGTGGCCTCGGGAGCGGCGCGCATCCGCGGGGAGACGCTGGGCCTCATCGGCTTCG GTCGCACGGGGCAGGCGGTTGCTGTTCGAGCCAAGGCCTTTGGATTCAGCGTCATCTTTTATGACCCCTACTTGCAGGATGGGGTCGAGCGGTCCCTGGGCGTGCAGAGGGTCTACACCCTGCAGGACTTACTGTATCAGAGTGACTGCGTCTCCTTGCACTGTAATCTCAACGAGCATAACCACCACCTCATCAATGACTTTACTATAAAGCAG ATGAGGCAAGGGGCGTTCCTCGTGAATGCGGCCCGCGGCGGGCTGGTGGATGAGAAGGCCTTAGCCCAAGCCCTCAAGGAAGGCAGGATACGAGGGGCAGCCCTCGACGTGCACGAATCGGAGCCTTTCAG CTTTGCTCAGGGTCCTTTGAAAGACGCACCGAATCTCATCTGTACGCCCCACACAGCTTGGTACAGTGAGCAAGCCTCGCTGGAGATGCGGGAGGCGGCGGCCACCGAGATCCGCCGGGCAATCACAG GTCGCATCCCAGAAAGCTTAAGAAACTGTGTGAACAAGGAATTCTTTGTCACAACAGCTCCCTGGTCAGTAATAGATCAGCAAGCAATCCATCCAGAGCTCAACGGCGCCACATACAG ATACCCGCCAGGCATCGTCGGGGTGGCCCCGGGCGGACTTCCTGCAGCCATGGAGGGCATCATCCCCGGCGGCATCCCGGTGACTCACAACCTCCCCACAGTGGCACACCCTTCCCAAGCTCCCTCTCCCAACCAGCCGACAAAACATGGGGACAATAGAGAGCATCCCAACGAGCAATAG